In Primulina huaijiensis isolate GDHJ02 chromosome 6, ASM1229523v2, whole genome shotgun sequence, a single window of DNA contains:
- the LOC140978221 gene encoding uncharacterized protein produces the protein MNKVRANSSPELVPPPLNMEQQYDDSALEGVAANVKLLLKLIQDHKNACDNDKNDSRRMLRVATMMTIIDSVRSRIQKCQSFGNKKSEAELRRCNTDLRRNNIPRDRKNGNESLDDEKERLKRELNSCLATQKSLSVMCSSLGKEREIMATQLSLKVHELSEMEDIINGLKKQNDKLLDKVRECASEHKEIKRFNGVGRGESQGNVALQERNKELSEQLLKSLDGYRSMKRKLREAHEENIVMHNTIDEMGAKVITSFEKVRGFKERISLSSRDDVPDDVREEIVALEGMFDYFQECVKQKGLA, from the exons ATGAATAAGGTTCGTGCCAATTCGTCACCCGAGTTAGTTCCACCGCCATTAAACATGGAACAACAATATGACGATTCTGCACTAGAAG GGGTGGCAGCAAACGTGAAGTTATTGTTAAAACTAATCCAAGATCACAAAAATGCCTGCGATAACGACAAAAACGACAGCCGGAGAATGCTGAGGGTGGCCACTATGATGACCATTATTGATAGTGTTAGAAGCAGAATCCAAAAATGCCAATCTTTTGGAAACAAAAAATCAGAGGCGGAGCTTCGGCGTTGCAACACTGATCTGAGGCGGAACAACATCCCGAGGGACCGGAAAAACGGAAACGAGTCTCTGGACGACGAAAAAGAGAGGCTAAAACGAGAACTGAATTCATGTTTAGCCACACAAAAGAGCCTGAGTGTTATGTGCTCTAGTTTAGGGAAAGAAAGGGAGATTATGGCCACACAGCTTTCACTCAAGGTTCACGAACTGAGCGAAATGGAGGATATCATTAATGGCCTCAAAAAGCAGAACGACAAATTGCTAGATAAAGTAAGGGAATGTGCCTCAGAGCATAAGGAGATCAAAAGGTTCAATGGTGTGGGGAGAGGAGAGTCACAAGGGAACGTGGCGTTGCAAGAGAGAAACAAGGAACTCTCGGAGCAACTCTTGAAGTCCCTAGACGGATACCGATCCATGAAAAGAAAGCTCAGAGAAGCACATGAAGAGAACATAGTGATGCACAACACCATCGATGAAATGGGAGCGAAAGTTATCACTAGCTTCGAGAAAGTTCGAGGTTTTAAGGAACGTATATCATTATCTTCCAGAGACGATGTTCCTGACGACGTCCGGGAGGAGATCGTGGCGTTGGAGGGCATGTTCGACTACTTCCAAGAATGTGTGAAGCAAAAGGGTCTTGCATGA
- the LOC140978223 gene encoding two-component response regulator 24-like: MDLESSKSKQFVASKGSLQEEKMVRALVVDDDSIVRKIHMRLLRKLGLKTEAVENGKEAVDLCQSGKSFDLVLMDMEMPIMDGPTATKELRAMGVTNMIVGVTSCSMESETQAFIRAGVDGCIKKPLSIDAVNNMMNDLVKKL; the protein is encoded by the exons ATGGATTTAGAAAGTTCTAAGAGCAAGCAATTTGTCGCAAGCAAGGGTTCGTTGCAAGAGGAGAAAATGGTTAGAGCACTTGTAGTGGATGATGATTCAATCGTTCGAAAAATTCACATGAGGCTACTGAGGAAATTAGGACTGAAAACTGAAGCAGTGGAAAATGGCAAAGAAGCTGTTGATCTGTGTCAGTCTGGAAAAAGTTTTGACCTAGTTCTTATGGACATGGAGATGCCTATCATGGATGGGCCTACG GCTACCAAGGAACTCCGAGCCATGGGGGTGACTAATATGATTGTTGGAGTAACTTCTTGCAGTATGGAATCAGAGACACAGGCATTTATTCGGGCTGGTGTCGATGGTTGTATCAAGAAACCTTTAAGCATTGATGCAGTTAACAATATGATGAATGACCTCGTCAAGAAACTCTAG
- the LOC140978222 gene encoding phosphoribosylformylglycinamidine cyclo-ligase, chloroplastic/mitochondrial has product MNTSCRGNAEVSRCVVNFLHQNSHAGEFGCGQSTKSFLPLSNICKKEARDRSSRRDSVVYSMSSGHMKNHVKAVAGDKGEGLTYKVSGVDIDAGSELVRRIAKMAPGIGGFGGLFPLGDSYLVAGTDGVGTKLKLAFETGIHETIGIDLVAMSVNDIVTSGAKPLFFLDYFATSRLDVDLAEKVIKGIVDGCQQSDCALLGGETAEMPDFYAEGEYDLSGFAVGIVKKESVIDGKNIVVGDVLIGLPSSGVHSNGFSLVRRVLERSGLSLKDNLPGSSILLGEALMAPTVIYVKQVLDIISKGGVKGIAHITGGGFTDNIPRVFPQGLGAAIYKESWVVPPVFKWIQEAGKIEDVEMRRTFNMGIGMVLVVNQEAARRILGAEHGANKAFLIGEVIKGDGVSFK; this is encoded by the exons ATGAATACATCATGTAGAGGAAACGCAGAAGTGTCACGCTGTGTTGTGAATTTTTTGCACCAAAATTCGCATGCAGGAGAGTTTGGTTGTGGTCAATCAACTAAAAGTTTTTTGCCATTGTCCAATATATGCAAGAAAGAAGCCAGAGATAGAAGTAGTAGGAGAGACAGTGTTGTATATTCAATGTCGAGCGGCCATATGAAAAATCATGTAAAAGCTGTTGCTGGGGATAAGGGCGAGGGACTTACCTACAAGGTTTCTGGTGTTGACATAGACGCTGGTTCAGAGCTTGTCCGAAGGATCGCAAAGATGGCTCCTGGTATTGGAGGATTTGGAGGGCTCTTTCCATTGG GAGATTCCTATCTCGTGGCTGGTACAGATGGCGTTGGAACAAAACTGAAACTTGCTTTTGAGACTGGGATCCACGAAACTATTGGTATTGATTTG GTGGCAATGAGTGTGAATGACATAGTCACCTCCGGTGCAAAGCCATTATTTTTCCTTGATTACTTTGCTACAAGCAGGCTTGACGTCGATCTCGCAGAAAAG GTCATAAAAGGCATAGTTGATGGTTGCCAGCAATCTGACTGTGCTCTTCTTGGAGGAGAG ACAGCAGAGATGCCTGATTTCTATGCAGAAGGTGAGTATGATTTGAGTGGTTTTGCTGTGGGCATTGTTAAAAAGGAATCAGTTATCGATGGGAAAAACATAGTGGTTGGTGATGTCCTCATTGGTCTACCATCAAGTGGAGTTCATTCAAATGGATTTTCTCTTGTCAGGAG GGTTCTCGAGCGGAGTGGCCTCTCTTTAAAGGACAACCTGCCAGGTTCATCCATCCTTTTAGGTGAAGCTCTAATGGCGCCTACTGTTATTTATGTTAAGCAG GTTCTTGACATCATCAGTAAAGGTGGTGTGAAAGGGATAGCTCATATCACCGGTGGTGGTTTTACTGATAATATACCCCGTGTGTTTCCGCAAGGATTGGGAGCTGCCATATACAAGGAATCTTGGGTTGTCCCTCCTGTTTTCAAATGGATCCAAGAG GCTGGGAAAATCGAAGATGTTGAAATGAGACGAACTTTTAATATGGGGATTGGGATGGTTCTGGTTGTCAACCAGGAGGCCGCTCGTAGGATACTTGGGGCAGAACATGGTGCAAATAAAGCGTTTCTCATTGGTGAAGTTATAAAAGGTGACGGAGTGAGTTTCAAATAA